CAACGGGAAGCTAATGTTCGAGGTATCCCATGTGAATATCCCGTTCGGATTGTGGGTCCATCCCGCACTTACGATCGTATCCAGATCGGAGCCAGTATTGATCATTTGCAGATACGTGCAGCTTGTCGAATCCTCATGCGTCGTCGAGAAGTACGGGCCGACACCTGTAAGGTACCCATCCGGCGCCGGGGTCGGCGCATGAGCGATAAGCACGACGTGCTGCGTCGCAGTGTCGTCCGAAAGCGCGACGGCACCCGTAACCGCGGAAGATTGGACGTGGTAGGTTACGAGCCAATAATACATCGATTTGAAGTAGTGACGATTGGTATCGACACTGAAATAGCTGTTGCCGGAAGAGATCCAGGCATGCACCGTGGTCCCAGGCTGAGTCGTGTCGCCGTTGTAGGCAGCGCGAACGTACGCCGTGAGGGATGTCTGCCCCTGTTGCGGGCTAAACGTGACGGTGTCAGGAGTATGGCTGAAGGAATCAGCACGGACCAGGCCCGAAGCGAACAAGATCATCGCCGCCGCCGAAAGAAGTCTCAAAGTATGCATGGCAAGTTTCTTAGTGATTCGAGGACAAGCAGGAATCTTCCCCCAAAAGTCGGTCAAATACCGGTACCATCCTCGGGGGGAATAACACACCATCCCCTAGAAACTCACATTCGGCACCCCCTATTTTCTTTTATCTAGCTGCGGCCGCAGATCTTCACCGCTCCAGACACAACCGGGTCAGGGCGCGAAATGTGCGTGAACGGCACAACCAGGAGCTACGCCACAGGCTCGGTCACACGGCGGAGCATTTCAGCGTAGGCTTCTTCGACGCCGCCCAGGTCCTGACGGAATCGGTCTTTGTCGAGTTTCTGGCGGGTCTTCGCGTCCCAGAATCGGCAGGTATCGGGAGAGATTTCATCGCCCAAAAGAATTTCGCGTTTGCTACTGCCTACGGTGCGACCGAACTCGAGCTTGAAATCTACGAGCAATATTCCGCGAGCGTGGAAGAACGCCTTCAGAATGTCGTTGATCTTGAGTGCGGTATGGCGGATGTGGTCGATCTCGTCCTCGGTCGCAAGGCCCATCGCAAGCGCGTGACTATCGTTGATGAGTGGATCGCCAAGATCATCCCGCTTGTAAGAGAATTCGAAAGTCGGTTGGGCGAACTCCATTCCTTCCTTCACGCCATATCGTTTGACGAACGAGCCCGCCGCGATATTTCGCACGATGACTTCAAGCGGCACGATCTCGAGCTTTTTGATCAGCATGTCGATCGGCGAGAGCTTCTCGATGAAGTGCGTGTGAATGCCGCTCTTCTCGAGCATGGTAAAGAGGGCGCTCGCCATGGCGTTGTTCACTTCGCCCTTATGTGCCCAGCTTCCGCGCTTCTCGCCGTTGAAGGCGGTCGCGTCATCCTTGAATTCCTGAATTACGCGGTCCTCATAACCGCGAACGGAGAAGAGCTTTTTGGCTTTGCCTTCGTAGAGTAGACGATCCTTTTCCATAGTTTAGCCGGATTATGCTGATGATGCCGATTGCGAGGGTTGATTCTTCGGATGGCGGCTTGCCTGAAGAATTTGAGAGCTCTCTAACATACCTTGACGATGAATTGCGCCGATAAATCGGATTACGCGAATAAGTCTAATCAATCCTGAAAATCAATCCGCGTAATCCGCATCATCCGTGTAATCCAGGTTCTCCTTATTGAAATAATCCCAGAAACACTCCCAGACTTGCCACGAGTCCCGATCCATTGATGCCATCGAAAATCGGTCCGGGTCCAAGTGAAAGCCCCTGATCGACAGTCCATGTCCCCATCGAGGTCCCCTGATAGCCTGCACTCAGACGAAGCATCATGTAACCCGTTGGCGAGTACTCGAATTGGATCTGCGGCATGTAGAGAAAGAAGTGCGACGTGTAGGTGTGGGTACGATAGAGATTCGAAGAATCGAACTCCTTGGTGAACTGGCCCACATCAAAATTCGATCGGTTCTGCGCCTGGCGGGCATAAATATCGACGCCGCCATAGCCAAGCGCCACGCCGGGTATGATATGAAACCGCCCGGTGCGGAGCGGCAACACGTAGTCGATCGTGAGCGCGGCGTACCCCACACTGTATGTCAGGTAGCGGTTCACGGCGATTCCCTGAATCGTATCATTTGTGCAACCGCAATCGCTACTGGTTCCACTCATACCCATGCCACCGACGCGGACATTCTTGATCCACGGCAGTGTCACGAACCCGGCGCCGCCGATCATCCAGACCTGCTGGCGATAGTTCTGTTTGACGAACGGCTGGGCGACGTTCGTGTTGAACGTGGAGAAGTCCGGCATAAAATAGCCGCCTAACAATCCGCCGCCCACCGAGAAAAACGATGGCGACGTCTTATCTTCCTGATACAACTCTTCGTCATTCCAATGCGTCGTATCGCGCGTAATCTGCGCATGAACGCCGCGTGGAATGAAAGCCGCGAACGCGATCGCGATGACATAAATGGAACGTCTGGAGAGATTCATAGCCTTTAGCGTGCTCCTAATTGATGAAACGACCAACAAATTTACGCAACTCCGCCGTTCAATCCGCGGATACTGAAATCTTCATGGCAGATACCGCGCCAAAGCAACCCGCCGAACGCCTTCCAAAACCGGAACGCGGAGCCCGATTGGAGCTCCGGACCGAATCGTTGGCCTTTGAAGGAAAGGCCGTAGCACGGCGGCCTGAGGATGGATATGTGGTTTTCATCGAAGGCGCTCTTGGCCAGGAGCGCGTTGTGGCCGAAATCCTGAAGGCCAAAGGGAATTTCGCCGAAGCGAAGCTCATCGACATTCTCGAACCCTCCGCGGACCGTCGCGCTCCCATCTGTCCATACTTCGGCACGTGCGGCGGCTGCGCATTGCAGCACATGACGTACCCGGCCCAGCGCTCGGCAAAGCGCGAACAGGTCCGCGATCTCTTCCGAAAGATTGGCAAGATTGATGAGCCGCCGGTCCGTGAAGCGATCGCGGCGGAATCGGAATTTTATTACCGTAACAAGATGGAGTTCTCGTTTTCGGATGAACGATGGCTCTCCGATGAAGAGATCGCAAGCGGCGATGTAGTCGACCGGTTCGCGCTCGGACTTCACGTCCGCAACCGATTCGATCGTGTGATCGATACCGAAGTCTGCTTTCTGCCGAAAACAGTCGCGGTAGATGTGATGAATTTTACGCGGCAATTTGCCAGAGAGCATCGCATCGGAGTCTTTGACCCGGACTTCGGAACGAGCAAAGAGGAATCGCTCGCTGGAAGTACTCCCGATTCTGCGATTCTTATCCCGAGTTTTCTGAGATTTTTGGTAGTAAAGACAAGCTATTCGACTGGCGAAGTCATGGTCAATCTCGTCACTAGCCGCGACGATGCCAGCATCATGGAGACCTATACCCGTGAGTTGCTCGCAGCAGCGCCATCCGTGACGACAGTAGTAAATAACGTGAACATGCGGCGCGCGCAAGTCGCGGTAGGAGATTTCGAGAAGGTCTATCACGGTTCAGGTTCGATCACCGACCGCATTGGCCGCGCCACGTTCCGCATTTCCGCCAACAGCTTCTTCCAGGCCAATACCGCGCAGGCGGAGCGGCTCTATGCCGTTGCAGCGGAGTTTGCAGATCTCCATGCGGATGATACACTCTGGGACTTATACTGCGGAACCGGCACGATCTCGCTGTTCGTCGCCGATCGAGTAAAGAGCGTCCTGGGCATCGAACTGGTGCAAAGCGCCATTGCGGACGCCGAATCGAATGCACAGGCAAATGGGATCGCGAATGTCCAGTTTGTCGCAAGCGATTTGCGGAAGGCCCTGACAACGCCGGAATTCCTATCGGATCATCCCCGACCGAGCGTGATGATCATCGATCCGCCCCGAAGCGGGATGCACCCCGATGTCATCCGCGAAATTCTTCGGCTTCAGCCGGAGCGGATCGCATACGTGAGCTGCAATCCTGCCACGCAAGCGCGCGATGTCCAATTACTCGCTGAAGGCTACGATCTACTCGATCTCCAGCCCGTCGATATGTTTCCGCAGACGTTCCACATCGAGTGCGTGGCTAAGCTACGGCGAAATTCATAAGGGCATCGAAAGACGAAGCTTGTAGGGTACCCTGGTTGCGCGCTTTTGGAGGGGCTGCCGCGCCATCGCAGCCATCCCGCGATTTTGGAACGTGAGTGACACCTGCTGAGTTGTGGCGCCTCACAATCTTTGGACGTGAGGGTGAGTGAATTACCACGACCAGGGAGGATGAACGAGCGTCCCGGATGCCCGATCATCCAAATGCATTCGGAGAGGTGGCAGAGTGGTCGAATGCGGCGGTCTCGAAAACCGTTATACCTTCGGGTATCGAGAGTTCGAATCTCTCCCTCTCCGCACGTAACGTGTCTTGGCATCCTCCTTCGGGGGTTGGTGCCGGTTATCGCCTTGTGTCGCATCGCCTGTTATCACAATGGAACAACTTCCCGTTGCCGTTCTTGGATCGGTTTCGATTGCCGTGGCCGTTATTTTGGCTCTCGTTGGTCTTGCGCTCTTCCACCACTTCACCAAAGCGGAGGACCTTCGCGCCTCGCACGATGTCACCGGATTCGTCTATGCCGTCGTCGGCGTGATCTATGCGGTAATCCTTGCCTTTGTCGTCGTCGTGGTCTGGGAGCAGTTCAACGATGCCGAGACTTACAGTGAAACCGAGGCCGGCCACATTGGCGATCTTCGCCGGCTCGCGCAGGCGTTTCCCGATTCCGTGCAGGCCCGGCTGGAAGGACTCACGATGGATTACGTGCGCTCCGTCGTCGATCGTGAATGGATCACCATGCAGCATGGCAAGGAGGACTCCGCGACTTACCGGAAAATGGTCGCAATGTGGCAGGCGTACCGCTCGTTCCGACCCAGACCCGAGGATGAGCCCTATTATCAAGAATCGCTTCGACAGATGAGCGCGTTCAACGATGCACGACGCGAGCGCATTCTTTCGAGTCGCGCGAAGGTGCCGAAAATCATGTGGGTCCTTCTAATTGGCGGCGGTGTGATCGTAGTCGGATTCACATTCCTCTTTTGGCCACCAAAAACCTGGCCCCAGTATGTCACCGTCGCGCTTCTGACGGCCACGATCACGATGACGTTAGTTTTGATCCTCTCTCTGGATCATGCTTTCGCAGGCGATGTCAAAGTGCATCCCGACGCATTTCAATATCTGATCGATCAAGCGAACGTCCGTTAGTTGGCGTTCATCGTGTGGGCCCATCATGAGGTCCCGGCGTAACTTCCGCAGCCGGCATCCGTTTGCACCGATACCCATTATTTTCTCAATTCATCATGAAGCATCTCATTTGGGTCTTCCTATCCTCGTTTCTCGCTACGTCCTCGTTCGCTCAGCAGGTGGACAATCGACAGTCGGTCGCGCTCACTGTTTATAATAACGATCTCGGTGTCGTGCGCGATGTTCGGCGATTCGATCTCAAGCAAGGCACCGGTGAAGTCCGCATGACGGATGTGCCAAGCCGCATCGATCCGACCACAGTGAAGATCACCGATCTTGCACATCCGAAGGATGTCGATGCCATCGAGCAGAACTACGAGTATGATCTCATCAGTCAGGATAAACTGCTCGAGAAGTATATCGACAAGACGATCACCCTGACATCCACAGCGGGCAAGAGACTAACCGGCACGCTGCTCGCCGTCGAGACCGGCAAGCTGATGATCATGACCGATTCCGGCATCATCTCGCTCTCGGGACTCACAGGCTACACACTGAACATGCCGCAACTTGGAGGACTCTACACCAAGCCGTCACTCGTTTGGCAAATGCACGCTGCTCGCACGATGACCGGCGAGCCGCTCGAAGTGATGTATCAGACTGGCGGCATTTCATGGCATGCCGAATACATCGCGGCGCTTGCTGACGATGATAGATCAGTCGATCTCACCGGATGGGTCTCGATTGACAATAAAAGCGGCATGTCGTATCCCGATGCGAAACTCAAACTCGTGGCCGGCGCGATAAACCGCGTGCAGCCTCCTCCCATCTCATTCCATGGTTCGCGAGGAACCGCAAATGCGATCACAATGAACGATGTTCAATTTCAGGAGCATGGTATGTTCGAGTATCACGTCTACGATCTCGGAAGGCAGACCACAATCGGCAACAATGAGGTAAAACAAATTTCACTACTGAGCGCGGATAAGGTTGCAGTTGAGAAGCAGTACACATACGAAGGCGGCAAGTCCGTTGCAGTTACGATTGCGCTGCAAAACTCGGAAGCCAATCATCTGGGAATGCCAATTCCAATGGGGACCGTCCGCGTGATGAAACGCGACAAAGATGGATCGCTCGAATTCGTTGGCGAAGATCACATCGAGCACACACCACGAGACGAAAAGATCACGCTCCACGTCGGGAATGCGTTCGATCTGACCGGCGAACGGACGGTCACAAATCAGCAAAGCTTAGGACCGAACGCTAACGAAGAGACGGTCGAGATTACGCTGAAGAACCACAAGGATGAACCGGTGACGATCGACGCCATCGAAAATCTCGGTACGAACTGGGAGATCGCACAGTCATCCATGAGTTACGAGAAGAGAGATGCATATCATATTGTCTTCCATGTGCCAGTGAACTCACATGGCGAGGAGAAGATCACTTACACGGTGCGGCACCGATGGTAACCGGAGGATTGTGGCGCGGACTTTGAAGCGATTGCCGGAGCATTAATGCTCCAGCAATATGAAAAAACAATCCATCAATCTTAGCTCATTTCTCTTACTCATCCTTACGCTCGCCGCGTGCACGCTGATTGCTTGCGGCACATCGCAAACCGCTTCCACACCACCGAGCTGGGCTCCGCTCTATACCGATGGTGCCTATGCGCCGTATTATTACTTTCCGGACTACGGGATATATTATGATGCCGCAGCTCAGCAGTATTACTACTTGAACAACGGCTCATATGTCCCGAACCCCGCGCCGCCATACAATGTGGACCTTGACCATTCCTATGTCGTTATGCTCAATCGCAATACGTCACGGCCGTGGATGAATCATGAGTATTACGAAAGGAATTACCCGGCGCACGCATACGATCGGTATGGCCAGATCGTCACGCAAAATCGGATCATACAGACTGTTCCTCCAGATCACGTAATCACGCCCCGTGCATATAACGAGAACAACGACAGGGTATTATTCGAAGAGCGCGACCGGGCCGCCGCAAACGCACGAGAGGCACGCGTTGCAACGCATGAGGTACCGATGCGGACAATTGCCCCGAACATGCCGCCCGAAGCAAGAAACTATAAATACGGCGGTGCGCAAAAGGGGAGATAATAATGGATAGTTGATAGTTGATAGTGGGCAGCGCACTTTCCACTATCCACTATCAACTAATTAGAGTAGAGCACCATCTTACCTACAAAGGTACCATGGTGCTGGGTCTCGATCGTATAGAAGTATGCACCGCTCGGGGCGATCGCGCCATCGCTGGCGTGGCCATCCCAGAAGGCAGAGTTCGTGCCCGCCTGCTGTGCGAGATTATTGACCTGGACGCCATTCGGATCGACTGCGTAACTCACGAATTTGCCGAGTGAGTTGTAGACCTTGACGGAGATCTGATCGCCTTCGGTCGTCTCATCATACGGTAATTCATAGTCGATCCGCGTCGCGAGTGCCGGCTGGACAACCGGTGTATTATCCTGTCCGAATGGTTGGAAAGAACTCGCGATTTGTCCGGACGGTGTGCCGATCAGCAGCGGGTTCGGATAGTTTTGATACACGATCATCTGGTTGCCGCCCCAGTGAACTTCGATATGATTCGAGAAATGGAGCGAGCCATCAAGATCGAGCTGTTTGAGTTGATATAGATATGTGCCCGGCTGCTTCATCGTATCCGTAGGAGCAACATAATCGATTCTTGAATTCGAGTTGCCACTGATCGCCTTCGACGCGACGTATGAAATATCTTCGAACGGAGCACCGTTGAAGGACCGCTGAACATAGAACCCGGCATCGCCGCGCTCGCTATCGGTAAACCACTTCAGGACCGTGCCCGATTGCGTCTTCAAGTAGGAGAGGGAGCCTAATTCGATGGGCAGCGAGTTTGTGCTGCCTTCCCAGATACCCCGGCCAAACGTCGCAACACGAATCGTTGTCTTGTTCGCCTGCACCTCTACGTCATAACACGGGACGAGGCCCAATCCCGAGCCGGCCACCGACCACGTATTTCCGGAGTCGATCGTGTAGTAAATGCCGTTGTCGGTTCCAGCATACCAAATACGAACCGGATCGACAGAGTCGAGAGCCACACAGTTAATTCCAACAGCAGGGAGCGTGTGTCCCGTCGAGCCATTGCGCGCTATCCAATGTGCACCATTATCAGTGGAAGACATGACGTGATTCGCAGCACCGGTATAGAAGCTTGCCAGTACAAAATTCGGATCGTGACCGGTCGTCACAATCGATGACACCCAGGATGATGGGATGTTGCTCGATCTCGATACCCACGATGTCCCGGCATCGGTTGAAAATTCGATCTGCCCGAAGCTGCCGACATACATATTGCCCGCCGGAGTCGCGGAAAGACCGATTGCATGGATATTGTTCGAGAACGATGTGGTCGACGTCATTCCCCATGTCGTGCCATCATCGGTCGAGCGCCACAAATGCTGCCGGCCAGCATAGAAAACATGATAAGCCGGCGTAGATCCAAACGCCGCAATGGACTGCTTGAACGGCGTATTCCAGTCCGCATTGTCATTGAAGTAGCTTGTGCCGATCTGGGTGAAGTTATTTCCCGAGCTATTGGAGCGATAGAGATCGCCATTCGGAAGCTCGGCATAATATGGATATGATAGACTAATCGAATTCACGATCGGCTGGAGCCCATCACCACCGACAAGCAGTGTGGGAGTTTGCGTCCCCTGGATTTTCCACGTCCCCTGATCTTGTGCGCCACCCAATGTGGTCACCGCATTAGCTGTTAGGATGTCAAGCCCGATATGATAGAAGCGCCCGGTCACCATTTGGTTGGAGCGATACTCCCACGATCCCGGATATCCTGCTGTAGTCGACCAATACAAACCACCATCACAGCCATCATAGACGATGGTTGGGTCCAGCGGATTGAATGCGATCGTGTGGTGATCGACGTGCGAGTAGGCCCAATTCCAGTTGTTGTCGCTATAGTCCTGCCATCCCGCGCCGTCATTAAAATTGACCCACCCTTCGACGCCTCCGATGAATATTGTGTCCGAGCCCGTCGTGCCATTGGAATACGGCGTGACTCCCATCATGCAATCGTACCAGCCCTGTGGCGCCTGATTTCCCGCGCCGTGAAAGACTGTGGTAGGAATCGCGATCGGGCTCCAAGTCAGACCGTTATCCACCGAGCGAAAGAGCGAGCGCCGGCCACCGGAAATGGTATCGCCGGCGGGGTTCGCCATAAATACAAAAATGCGTCGCGGATCACCTTTCGATGCGGCCAGAACGCACCGGCCAACGGTATCGCCACGCGGAAACTGGGAGGGATACTTGGCCCACGTCACACCATCATCGATCGATTTGTAGATTCCGCACTCCGTGGAGTTACCGCCAACGTTATTTCCTTCCGCGAAATAGAGATAGGGTGTTCCGCCGACGACTGTGGCCAGGACATCCCAGACGACACCCGCCGAATTACCTGATGTCGGAAACACTTTCGACCAGGTCACACCCGAATCCGAAGAACGATACAGACCTCGGAAACCGCTGTATTCTGCAGCAAAAATCACATTACTGCGGACTGGATCGACGAGGACTTTTACCACCGTCGCATTAAGCGTCGTCGCACCAATATGCGTCCACGTTCCACCGCCGTCGGTCGATTTATAAAGGCCCGTGCCGGTCAATTCATCGATGGCCGCATATCCATTACCGGTACCGACATAGAGCGTATTGGGATTCTTCGGATCGATTGCGATGGAAGCGATGGCGAGACTTGGGATCGCATTGTCGGTCAGAGGGACCCAATGCCCACCCGCATCGGTCGATTTCCACACACCGCCGCTCGTCGCGCCCGCATACATGATGTTCGGATTGCTCGGGTTAATCGCGATTGCTGTTACGCAACCGGCTGAGAACACTCCATTGGCAGAAGAACCGATAAGACCGATATTCCTCCATGCATCGGCAAGCGGCTTCATGGGCGCGCCAATACCGCTCGCTTTTTCCGCCACACTGGATTCCTGAAGATCTCTTTGCGACTGCTCGTAAGCCCGAACCCGCGCCTCGACATCGAACGTACCGTCAAGGCCGGCGCGGCGGGTCATCTCGTAAAGTCCGCGCGCGAATGGGGCCGACCGGCGGATCGATTCCGTCACATTCTGAAGCTCCTTGTAAAGACCCACAGGCGGCGGCAGATCTATCAGCTTCGAAAGGGTCTCCGGATCACCGGTTTCTTGCCTGGGCTGAGAATGCTCCTGTGCAAAAAGAACCGTTGGCGCGGAAAATAGCAGTAGAAATATTACAAATCGCAGCATGCTTTGAAATATGACAAATAAGGAAAGACCAATGACAACCTGCGCCGCGAATCGGTGCCCGAACTAACTGATCGTCATTTGCCATTTTGGCGATCCACGATCGCCAAGAGGTCCGTGATGTCGTGGAGATCGAAATCTGCGCCGTGCTCGATGACGCCGGTCACATCCCCATATCGGGCAAAGGCGGTCTGCATGCCGACGGCTTTGGCGCCGGCAATGTCGCGCTCGGCCCAATCGCCGACCATGAGGGCATCGGCGGGCACAGTCCCCACGCGCTCAAGCACTTTGAGAAATGGTTTGGCCGATGGCTTGCGCTCACCCGTCTCATCAAATGTGACAGCGACACCAAAGATATGATGAAACCCGATATGACAGAGTCGTAGCCATGCTTCGCGGCTGGGAGCGTCGGTGAGCACGGCGAGTTTGATACCCCGCTGCAGCAATTGCATAAGCGTGGCGGTCACATGCGGATACGGCTTGAGTGCTGCCTCGCGCGCGCGTCGATAGGCAATCACACCAGCAGCAAGAATCCGGTGATCGAGTTTCTGGAAGACCCCAAACAGGAGATCATCAAAGACTTGCTGGTACTCGATGCCGCGTTCTTTATAAATGGCATCGATCCGCTGACGGATGTCCGCACGTTCGAGATCGAGTCCGGCATCGAGCATGGCGTCAATGGCAGCCTCGATGGCCTGCCGTTTCATTGCCATAAAATCGACGAGCGTGTTATCGAGATCGAAAACGATAGACTTGATCATAGTGGGGAATGACGAATGACTATTGCTTCAACCATTTTTTGTCATGTGTCATTCGTTATTCCCTCAACTCGTTACTTCAAATGCGAGTCCATCAAATCCCAATTTGACATGCGGAGGCAGCTCCCGCTCGACCGCCTCGTGCAGAACATCGTGATTCATGTGGGTGAGATACGTAATGCGCGGCGCGATCCGTCCGGCCTGCAACACGGCTTCCTCAATGGAAAAGTGGGTCGGATGCGGCTTTGGCCGGAGGCCATCGAGGATGAGTGTATCCAAGCCCTCGAGCAGCGCGAAGGACGCCTCCGGAATCTCGCTGCAATCGGTGAGATACGCGAAGCCGCCAATGCGAAATCCAAGAATGGACATTCGGCCATGAATGAGAGGCACGGGAATAACACGTAGACCAAACACGTCGAATGGTTGCTCGTCGATGATTGTGAACCGGACTTCTGGAAGTCCGCCACCCAATTGCGTCGCGGCGCCGAAGGCGTAGTCAAAGGTCCGGCGAATATGGTTCGTGGTCACCTCGTCGGCATAGCAGGGCGGGGCTTTACGTCTTAAGAACTGGAACGCGCGAATATCGTCGAAGCCCGCGATATGGTCGTAGTGATTGTGGGTATAGAGAATTGCTTCGAGATGTGTTACGCCATGCGAAAGCATCTGCTGGCGAAAGTCGGCGCTGGTATCGATGAGGATGTTTTTGCCGTCGTGCTCGATAAGGACGCTTACACGGAGCCGTTTATCACGAGAGTCTTCTGAGCGGCACGTGCGGCAATCGCAGCCGATCATCGGTACACCCGTCGAGGTACCGGTGCCTAAGAGCGTGACCTTCATCCGAAACGACAAATGACGAATGACAAATGACACATGAATACGCGTTCGAGTCTCATACTAAGCTCCCAATATGTCATTCGTCATCAATTAGGCATTTTCCTTCATTTCCTTCGCGATCTCATCTTCAATCGCTTCTCGCAAAGCTGGGCGAATGAAGATAGTACCCAAACCATACTCCGAGAGTCCACGGGCAAGCGTCCGAATCTTTTTCGGCACGGTGGCGCGGCGATTAAGCACGAGCAGCCGCTCCTCGCGTAACAGGCAATAGCCGCCATCGAAATTGCCGTTTTCGAACCGCAACTTGATGCCGAGTTCGGCCGCGAGCGATTTCAATTCTTCGAATAATTCTTCGTGAGTCATTTATGGAAGCTGGATTACGCGCATGATGCCGGCGCCAACTACGGCTTCGCCGGAATTCGCCGATTGATTTACAAGATTTTGTCGGAAGGCGTTCATCGGAATTTCCACCAAATCGCAAAGCGCGAGACCGAATCCGGAGAATCAATGCGCGAATTCCGGCGCAACCATGGTTGCGTTGCCACCATCTGCATAATCGTGGTTCTATTCCCCCAAATAGCGGACCGGAATCGGCGTCTCGAGAATAGCACTGTCTGCAAGTTCGACTTTGAAGGCTCTGGCACCGGCAACGGAACTGACCGCTTCGGCAAATTTACCATCGATAAAGTGCAGCGCGGCGCCATCGTCGGCCGCGTATCCGGCCGGAAGGCCTTCCTGAATGAACTTGTGATACTGCGGCACTCGGTTTGGCTCGGTGTTGTAGTGTGGACAGTTGCTGCCGTTCACAAAACCGAGGCCATCATACAGGGGATCGAGATCGAGACTGAATGAATCGGTCACGCCACACTCGAACCAGCAGAGCGATCCGGCGCTGGTGCCGCACATCACGATGCCCCGTTCATATGCTTCGCGCAGGATCTTATCCACTCCATGGACACGCCAGATCGCGAGCATATTCGCGGTGTTGCCGCCACCGACATAAATAGCGTCCTGCGCGAGCAGGAAGGAGCGAAGATCCTTAATGGTGCGAGCAAACAACTCCAGATGAGTCGCTTCGCAAAGATCCGGAGAGTACCGAGCGTAGAACCCTTGGATATATGACTGCGGGTCTCCGCTGGCGGTCGGAAGAAAACAGGCTCGCGGTCGCGACTTGCCGGTCAGACCGAGTATGAATTTTGCGGATAGTTTATTGGTCGGATCGGCCTGTAGCGAATCGCCGCCGAACGCAACAACATTCTTGAGCCTGGATTTCACGGATTGATTTATCGGATTGATTCGAGAACAATTCTGCTTCTATGATTCAACGGATAGCCATAATCGGTTATTCCGAAAAATCAATCCGCGAAATCCCGTGCAACTATGGTTGCGCGGCCATCATCTGCGTAATCCAGGTTCAGCTTCTTATGAAAGGTAATATTCTCTGGGTCGACGATGAAATCGATCTTCTCAAGCCGCATATTTTGCTGCTCGAAGGTCGTGGCTACGCGGTGCACACTGCCATGAGCGGTGAGGATGCACTCGCCATGGCGCAGGCCGAGACGCCGGATCTCGTGTTCCTGGATGAGAACATGCCGGGCATGGGCGGACTCGAAACGCTCGAAGCGCTCAAAGCCCAGCATCCCGATTTGCCGGTAGTGATGGTCACGAAGTCCGAAGAAGAAGACCTGATGGAGCAGGCGATCGGCAAGAAGATTTCGGATTACCTGACGAAGCCGGTCAATCCGACGCAAGTCCTGATCGCTGTCAAAAAGTTTTTGGAAGGCCGGCAGATTGTCGGGGAAGCCGTCT
The window above is part of the Bacteroidota bacterium genome. Proteins encoded here:
- a CDS encoding phosphoribosylaminoimidazolesuccinocarboxamide synthase, encoding MEKDRLLYEGKAKKLFSVRGYEDRVIQEFKDDATAFNGEKRGSWAHKGEVNNAMASALFTMLEKSGIHTHFIEKLSPIDMLIKKLEIVPLEVIVRNIAAGSFVKRYGVKEGMEFAQPTFEFSYKRDDLGDPLINDSHALAMGLATEDEIDHIRHTALKINDILKAFFHARGILLVDFKLEFGRTVGSSKREILLGDEISPDTCRFWDAKTRQKLDKDRFRQDLGGVEEAYAEMLRRVTEPVA
- the rlmD gene encoding 23S rRNA (uracil(1939)-C(5))-methyltransferase RlmD, whose product is MKRPTNLRNSAVQSADTEIFMADTAPKQPAERLPKPERGARLELRTESLAFEGKAVARRPEDGYVVFIEGALGQERVVAEILKAKGNFAEAKLIDILEPSADRRAPICPYFGTCGGCALQHMTYPAQRSAKREQVRDLFRKIGKIDEPPVREAIAAESEFYYRNKMEFSFSDERWLSDEEIASGDVVDRFALGLHVRNRFDRVIDTEVCFLPKTVAVDVMNFTRQFAREHRIGVFDPDFGTSKEESLAGSTPDSAILIPSFLRFLVVKTSYSTGEVMVNLVTSRDDASIMETYTRELLAAAPSVTTVVNNVNMRRAQVAVGDFEKVYHGSGSITDRIGRATFRISANSFFQANTAQAERLYAVAAEFADLHADDTLWDLYCGTGTISLFVADRVKSVLGIELVQSAIADAESNAQANGIANVQFVASDLRKALTTPEFLSDHPRPSVMIIDPPRSGMHPDVIREILRLQPERIAYVSCNPATQARDVQLLAEGYDLLDLQPVDMFPQTFHIECVAKLRRNS
- a CDS encoding DUF4239 domain-containing protein, whose protein sequence is MEQLPVAVLGSVSIAVAVILALVGLALFHHFTKAEDLRASHDVTGFVYAVVGVIYAVILAFVVVVVWEQFNDAETYSETEAGHIGDLRRLAQAFPDSVQARLEGLTMDYVRSVVDREWITMQHGKEDSATYRKMVAMWQAYRSFRPRPEDEPYYQESLRQMSAFNDARRERILSSRAKVPKIMWVLLIGGGVIVVGFTFLFWPPKTWPQYVTVALLTATITMTLVLILSLDHAFAGDVKVHPDAFQYLIDQANVR
- a CDS encoding DUF4139 domain-containing protein encodes the protein MKHLIWVFLSSFLATSSFAQQVDNRQSVALTVYNNDLGVVRDVRRFDLKQGTGEVRMTDVPSRIDPTTVKITDLAHPKDVDAIEQNYEYDLISQDKLLEKYIDKTITLTSTAGKRLTGTLLAVETGKLMIMTDSGIISLSGLTGYTLNMPQLGGLYTKPSLVWQMHAARTMTGEPLEVMYQTGGISWHAEYIAALADDDRSVDLTGWVSIDNKSGMSYPDAKLKLVAGAINRVQPPPISFHGSRGTANAITMNDVQFQEHGMFEYHVYDLGRQTTIGNNEVKQISLLSADKVAVEKQYTYEGGKSVAVTIALQNSEANHLGMPIPMGTVRVMKRDKDGSLEFVGEDHIEHTPRDEKITLHVGNAFDLTGERTVTNQQSLGPNANEETVEITLKNHKDEPVTIDAIENLGTNWEIAQSSMSYEKRDAYHIVFHVPVNSHGEEKITYTVRHRW
- a CDS encoding HAD-IA family hydrolase, encoding MIKSIVFDLDNTLVDFMAMKRQAIEAAIDAMLDAGLDLERADIRQRIDAIYKERGIEYQQVFDDLLFGVFQKLDHRILAAGVIAYRRAREAALKPYPHVTATLMQLLQRGIKLAVLTDAPSREAWLRLCHIGFHHIFGVAVTFDETGERKPSAKPFLKVLERVGTVPADALMVGDWAERDIAGAKAVGMQTAFARYGDVTGVIEHGADFDLHDITDLLAIVDRQNGK